From Pseudothermotoga thermarum DSM 5069, a single genomic window includes:
- a CDS encoding LiaF transmembrane domain-containing protein: MTFATLLIFIGTMLLLSAFNLVEITFGKFIMMFFAVLFAYSGIRDMVKKGFPSGLTSMGIAALLTLNVFRIFTTGFWQALTIVVAVALIQSGIAIIKSACRKHQLMKRISRSDQD, encoded by the coding sequence ATGACGTTTGCAACGCTGTTGATTTTCATAGGTACTATGCTTTTGCTGAGTGCATTCAACTTGGTGGAAATAACCTTTGGAAAGTTTATCATGATGTTTTTCGCCGTTTTATTTGCATACTCTGGCATAAGAGATATGGTTAAAAAGGGATTTCCATCTGGACTTACGTCAATGGGTATTGCTGCCTTATTGACACTCAACGTTTTCAGAATTTTCACAACAGGTTTTTGGCAAGCTTTGACAATTGTTGTTGCTGTTGCGTTGATTCAATCCGGCATCGCCATAATAAAGTCTGCTTGTCGAAAACATCAGCTAATGAAAAGAATTTCAAGGAGTGATCAAGACTGA
- the surE gene encoding 5'/3'-nucleotidase SurE, whose product MKVLITNDDGVTSIGLITLAKVFSKEHEVLVVAPESEQSATGHAITVRMPIWVKRVKVLDSFPVYAATGTPADCVKIGVEVLAKGKVDLVLSGINIGHNLGTDVVYSGTVSGALEGALLGIPSIALSAPISENFDFEAAARFILNFVRNFDFNLLEKFCALNVNFPEGEIKGWKATKQSKRRYADKFEERKDPSGNTYYWMYGDIIEDDTDPDADYIVVKSGYVSITPISVFMMHKDVFERLKEVEKREKNKIAW is encoded by the coding sequence ATGAAAGTGCTGATAACAAACGACGATGGAGTTACCTCAATTGGACTTATCACTTTGGCAAAAGTTTTTTCAAAAGAGCACGAAGTTTTAGTTGTTGCGCCAGAATCAGAACAAAGCGCAACTGGTCATGCTATAACGGTGCGAATGCCTATATGGGTTAAAAGAGTTAAGGTTTTGGACAGCTTTCCGGTTTATGCAGCGACTGGAACACCGGCCGATTGCGTGAAAATCGGGGTTGAGGTGCTTGCAAAAGGAAAGGTTGATTTGGTTTTAAGTGGAATCAACATTGGTCACAACCTTGGAACCGATGTCGTTTACTCGGGAACGGTTTCAGGAGCTTTGGAAGGAGCTTTGCTCGGCATACCTTCAATTGCACTTTCAGCACCTATAAGCGAAAATTTTGATTTTGAAGCTGCTGCCAGATTCATTTTGAACTTTGTCAGAAACTTTGATTTTAATCTTCTTGAAAAATTCTGTGCGCTCAACGTGAATTTTCCAGAAGGAGAAATCAAAGGTTGGAAAGCAACCAAACAAAGCAAAAGACGGTATGCAGACAAGTTTGAAGAAAGGAAAGACCCATCTGGAAACACCTATTATTGGATGTACGGCGATATAATCGAAGACGATACAGACCCAGATGCGGATTACATCGTGGTTAAAAGCGGATATGTTTCGATAACACCCATCAGCGTTTTTATGATGCACAAAGATGTCTTTGAAAGGCTCAAGGAGGTTGAAAAACGTGAAAAAAATAAGATTGCTTGGTGA